Proteins from a single region of Catenulispora acidiphila DSM 44928:
- a CDS encoding RNA polymerase sigma factor, with product MTEPAGRAAVAAVWHIESARIVGALARYTGDFALAEDVAQEALAEALVTWPREGVPRHPAGWLLTVGRRRAIDHFRRHAVQDRKYAVLAQELGEGGTAAGGEPADPLRAGEAVLWDPDQIDDDLLALMFVACHPVLSREARIALTLRVVAGLTSDEIAKAFLVPTATVQARITRAKKALAAAGVPFEVPPPEQRAERLGSVLTVVYLIFTEGSSASAGDALIRQDLANEGQRLARILTRLVPDEPEAHGLLALTELTAARFPARVGKDGEPVLLADQDRRRWDHAAIRRGRAALSRAQQSERGVGAYGLQAMIAECHAVAASVEDTDWERIVSLYDALAHLAPSPVVDLNRAVALSMARGPAAALEAVDAVAADGAWATSHLLPSVRGELLLRLGRGEEARGELERAIKLCGNERERAVLRGKLAGLHPSQNPE from the coding sequence GGCACATCGAGTCCGCCCGCATCGTCGGCGCGCTGGCCCGCTACACCGGCGACTTCGCGCTGGCTGAAGACGTGGCGCAGGAGGCGCTCGCCGAGGCACTGGTCACCTGGCCGCGCGAGGGCGTCCCGCGCCATCCGGCGGGCTGGCTGCTCACCGTCGGCCGGCGCCGCGCGATCGACCACTTCCGGCGCCACGCCGTGCAGGACCGCAAGTACGCCGTCCTCGCCCAGGAGTTGGGCGAGGGCGGCACCGCTGCGGGCGGCGAGCCCGCCGATCCGCTGCGCGCCGGCGAGGCGGTGCTGTGGGACCCGGACCAGATCGACGACGACCTGCTGGCCCTGATGTTCGTCGCCTGCCATCCGGTGCTCTCCCGTGAGGCGCGCATCGCGCTGACCTTGCGCGTGGTCGCCGGTCTGACCAGCGACGAGATCGCCAAGGCGTTCCTGGTCCCAACCGCGACGGTGCAAGCCCGCATCACGCGTGCGAAGAAGGCGCTGGCCGCCGCCGGCGTCCCCTTCGAGGTCCCGCCGCCGGAGCAGCGCGCCGAGCGGCTCGGCTCGGTGCTCACCGTGGTCTACCTGATCTTCACGGAGGGCTCGTCGGCCAGTGCCGGCGACGCGCTCATCCGGCAGGACCTGGCGAACGAGGGCCAGCGCCTGGCCCGCATCCTGACCCGGCTCGTGCCCGACGAGCCGGAGGCCCACGGCCTGCTGGCGCTGACGGAGCTGACCGCGGCACGCTTCCCGGCGCGCGTCGGCAAGGACGGCGAACCGGTCCTGCTCGCCGATCAGGACCGCCGCCGCTGGGACCACGCGGCGATCCGGCGCGGCAGGGCGGCGCTGTCCCGCGCGCAGCAGAGCGAGCGCGGCGTCGGCGCGTACGGGCTGCAGGCGATGATCGCGGAGTGCCACGCCGTCGCCGCCTCGGTCGAGGACACCGACTGGGAGCGGATCGTCTCGCTCTACGACGCCCTCGCACACTTGGCGCCCTCGCCGGTGGTCGACCTCAACCGCGCGGTCGCGCTGTCCATGGCCCGCGGTCCCGCCGCCGCGCTGGAAGCCGTGGACGCCGTGGCGGCGGACGGAGCGTGGGCGACCTCGCACCTGCTGCCGAGCGTGCGCGGCGAGTTGCTGCTCCGGCTCGGCCGCGGCGAGGAGGCGCGCGGAGAGCTGGAGCGAGCGATCAAGCTGTGCGGGAACGAGCGGGAGCGGGCGGTGTTGCGCGGCAAGCTCGCCGGGCTACACCCGTCGCAGAACCCTGAGTGA
- a CDS encoding class I SAM-dependent methyltransferase, whose translation MDHTLRAAAEAAPGFMPADEGLALYEAAERAAKVGDLLEIGTYCGKSTIYLAAAAATADRVVVTIDHHRGSEEQQPGWEYHDPKLVDPEVGLMDTLPTMRRTLHAAGVEDRVIAVVGRSPAVARLWNTPVGLCFIDGGHTDEHAQGDYEGWAHHVAPGGLLVIHDVFPDPEDGGQAPYRIYLRALESGDFVEDSVTGSLRVLRRV comes from the coding sequence ATGGATCACACGCTGCGCGCCGCCGCCGAGGCCGCCCCGGGCTTCATGCCCGCCGACGAGGGCCTGGCCCTGTACGAGGCGGCCGAGCGCGCCGCGAAGGTCGGCGACCTGCTGGAGATCGGCACGTACTGCGGCAAGTCGACGATCTACCTGGCCGCGGCCGCCGCGACCGCCGACCGCGTGGTCGTCACGATCGACCACCACCGCGGCTCGGAGGAGCAGCAGCCCGGCTGGGAGTACCACGACCCGAAGCTGGTCGATCCCGAGGTCGGCCTGATGGACACCCTGCCCACGATGCGCCGCACGCTGCACGCCGCCGGCGTCGAGGACCGCGTGATCGCCGTCGTCGGCCGTTCCCCGGCGGTGGCGCGGCTGTGGAACACGCCGGTCGGGCTGTGCTTCATCGACGGCGGCCACACCGACGAGCACGCGCAAGGCGACTACGAGGGCTGGGCCCACCACGTCGCGCCGGGCGGCCTGCTGGTGATCCACGACGTGTTCCCGGATCCGGAGGACGGCGGCCAGGCGCCGTACCGGATCTACCTGCGGGCCCTGGAGTCGGGGGACTTCGTCGAGGACTCGGTGACCGGTTCACTCAGGGTTCTGCGACGGGTGTAG